One genomic region from Halococcus qingdaonensis encodes:
- the smc gene encoding chromosome segregation protein SMC — protein MHIKSLVLENFKSFGRRTEIPFYEDFTTVSGPNGSGKSNIIDAILFCLGLARTRGIRARKLTDLIYNPGHEEGGESAGGGVREASVEVVLDNAERTLPRAEIESAAGTENVGDVDEIVIKRRVKQTEDNYYSYYYLNERSVNLSDIQDLLAGAGVTPEGYNVVMQGDVTGIINMTAGERREIIDEIAGVAAFDAKKEDAFEELEVVEERIDEAELRIQEKEERLEQLNDERETALEYQSLREDKEEYETYRKAAELEDKRTSLDSAVERIDELGDELDERQHELDERQGKVSRLETDLDELNDEIERKGEDEQLAIKREIEEIKGEKSRLEDKIESTEERIDEAENERRQAFVELDKKQETVDDLDSDVRSVKVEKSSIAAEIEDKEDELAEVEAEIEESDTEYDEVKDDLEERREALEAEKSAKNEKQREQDRLLDAARRRSTEQSEKESDLDETRERIPEIEAAIGDLEDELAKAEQNEANIEDVVADLKADKRERTEERDEIEEELRAAKDEYASLEAKTDDSGSSYGRAVSTILNADLDGVHGTIAQLGGVASEYATACETAAGGRLAHVVVGDDGVGQQAIEYLKSRNAGRATFLPMTKMQRRSVPNRPNEAGVVDFAYNLVDFPEKYAGVFSYVLGSTLVVEEMETARELMGDYRLVTLEGELVEKSGAMTGGSRSGSRYSFESSAGQLERVADRITELEENRREMQEDVREIEERLDDARERRSAAAEQVRDIENDIEQKEREREEIDERIDELEADIAEIEEAREEVDAEMQSLETEIADHDDEIAAIEDDIAELEDELADSAIPELTNEADAIQDDIDELDDRMGKLDGELNELQLEKQYAEESIDELHETLESAQNRKAEGEERIEELEGKIDEQEGKLDEREAAVADLEDELADLKDERTELKEELANAKESRDEQRERVNETESELESRRERRERLEWEIDELESVVGEYDPDEIPDHDEVEDEIARLEKEMEELEPVNMLAIEEYDTVEADLDDLTDKRATLVDERDGIEERIDSYEAQKRETFMDSYETINDQFETIFERLSAGSGTLHLEDEEDPFDGGLTMKAQPGDKPIQRLDAMSGGEKSLTALAFIFAIQRHNPAPFYALDEVDAFLDAANAERVGELVDELAADAQFIVVSHRSAMLERSERAIGVTMQGDNVSAVTGIDLGAQEVPADD, from the coding sequence ATGCATATCAAATCGCTCGTCCTAGAGAACTTCAAGAGTTTCGGCCGTCGAACGGAGATCCCGTTTTACGAGGATTTCACGACCGTGAGCGGGCCGAACGGCTCCGGCAAGTCGAACATCATCGACGCCATCCTGTTCTGTCTCGGGCTCGCCCGCACGCGCGGGATCCGCGCCAGGAAGCTCACCGATCTCATCTACAACCCCGGTCACGAGGAGGGTGGCGAATCGGCCGGTGGCGGTGTTCGAGAAGCGAGCGTCGAGGTGGTGCTCGACAACGCCGAGCGGACGCTCCCGCGCGCCGAGATCGAGAGCGCCGCCGGCACCGAGAACGTCGGCGACGTCGACGAGATCGTCATCAAGCGCCGGGTCAAACAGACCGAGGACAACTACTACTCCTACTACTACCTCAACGAGCGCTCGGTCAACCTCTCCGACATTCAGGACCTGCTCGCGGGGGCGGGCGTCACGCCCGAGGGGTACAACGTCGTGATGCAGGGCGACGTCACGGGCATCATCAACATGACCGCGGGCGAACGCCGCGAGATCATCGACGAGATCGCCGGCGTGGCCGCCTTCGACGCGAAGAAGGAGGACGCCTTCGAGGAGCTCGAAGTCGTCGAGGAGCGCATCGACGAGGCCGAACTCCGCATTCAGGAGAAAGAGGAACGCCTCGAACAGTTGAACGACGAACGCGAGACGGCGCTCGAATACCAGTCGCTGCGCGAGGACAAGGAGGAGTACGAAACCTACCGCAAGGCCGCCGAGCTGGAGGACAAGCGCACGAGCCTCGACTCCGCGGTCGAGAGGATCGACGAGCTCGGCGACGAACTCGACGAGCGCCAGCACGAACTCGACGAACGCCAAGGGAAGGTCTCGCGGCTCGAAACCGATCTCGACGAGCTCAACGACGAGATCGAGCGCAAGGGCGAGGACGAGCAGCTCGCGATCAAGCGCGAGATCGAGGAGATCAAGGGCGAGAAGAGTCGGCTCGAAGATAAGATCGAGAGCACCGAGGAGCGCATCGACGAGGCGGAAAACGAGCGCCGGCAGGCGTTCGTCGAGCTCGACAAGAAACAGGAGACCGTCGACGATCTCGACAGTGATGTTCGGAGCGTGAAAGTCGAGAAGTCCTCCATCGCTGCCGAGATCGAGGACAAAGAGGACGAACTGGCCGAGGTCGAGGCCGAGATCGAGGAAAGCGACACGGAGTACGACGAGGTGAAGGACGATCTCGAAGAGCGACGGGAGGCGCTCGAAGCCGAAAAGAGCGCGAAAAACGAGAAACAGCGCGAGCAGGACAGGCTGCTGGATGCGGCTCGGCGGCGCTCGACCGAACAGAGCGAGAAAGAGAGCGATCTCGACGAGACTCGCGAGCGGATCCCGGAAATCGAGGCCGCGATCGGCGATCTGGAGGACGAGTTGGCGAAGGCCGAGCAGAACGAGGCGAACATCGAGGACGTCGTTGCGGACCTCAAGGCCGACAAGCGCGAGCGGACCGAGGAGCGCGACGAGATCGAGGAGGAGCTCCGCGCCGCGAAGGACGAGTACGCGAGCCTCGAAGCGAAGACCGACGACAGCGGCTCCTCCTATGGAAGAGCGGTTTCCACGATTTTGAACGCCGATCTCGACGGGGTGCACGGCACGATCGCGCAGTTGGGCGGCGTGGCGAGCGAGTACGCGACGGCGTGCGAGACGGCGGCCGGTGGGCGGCTCGCCCACGTCGTGGTCGGCGACGACGGAGTGGGCCAGCAGGCCATCGAGTATCTGAAATCCAGGAACGCAGGCCGGGCGACCTTCCTGCCGATGACGAAGATGCAGCGCCGGTCGGTGCCGAACCGACCCAACGAGGCGGGCGTCGTGGATTTCGCGTACAATCTCGTGGATTTCCCCGAGAAGTACGCGGGCGTCTTTTCGTACGTGCTCGGCAGCACCCTCGTCGTCGAGGAGATGGAGACCGCCCGCGAGCTGATGGGTGACTACCGGCTCGTCACTCTGGAGGGCGAACTCGTCGAGAAGAGTGGCGCGATGACCGGCGGCTCGCGCAGCGGGTCGCGCTACTCCTTCGAGTCGAGCGCGGGTCAGCTAGAACGTGTCGCCGACCGGATCACCGAGCTCGAAGAGAATCGGCGCGAGATGCAGGAGGACGTCCGAGAGATCGAGGAGCGCCTCGACGACGCACGCGAGCGCCGATCGGCGGCCGCCGAGCAGGTCCGCGACATCGAGAACGATATCGAGCAGAAGGAGCGCGAGCGCGAGGAGATCGACGAGCGCATCGACGAGCTCGAAGCGGATATCGCGGAGATCGAAGAGGCCCGCGAGGAGGTCGACGCGGAGATGCAGAGTCTGGAGACCGAGATCGCCGACCACGACGACGAGATCGCGGCGATCGAAGACGACATCGCGGAGCTCGAAGACGAACTCGCGGACTCTGCCATCCCGGAGCTCACGAACGAGGCCGACGCGATTCAGGACGATATCGACGAACTCGACGATCGGATGGGCAAGCTCGACGGCGAGCTGAACGAACTCCAGCTCGAAAAACAGTACGCCGAGGAGTCGATCGACGAGCTCCACGAGACGCTCGAAAGCGCTCAGAATCGCAAGGCCGAGGGCGAGGAGCGCATCGAGGAGCTCGAAGGAAAGATCGACGAACAGGAGGGAAAACTCGACGAGCGCGAGGCGGCCGTCGCCGATCTCGAGGACGAACTCGCCGATCTCAAGGACGAGCGCACGGAGCTGAAGGAGGAGCTCGCCAACGCGAAGGAGAGCCGCGACGAGCAGCGCGAGCGGGTGAACGAGACCGAAAGCGAGCTGGAGAGCCGCCGCGAGCGCCGGGAGCGACTGGAGTGGGAGATCGACGAACTCGAATCGGTCGTCGGCGAGTACGACCCCGACGAGATCCCCGACCACGACGAGGTCGAAGACGAGATCGCCCGGTTGGAGAAGGAGATGGAGGAGCTAGAGCCGGTCAACATGCTCGCCATCGAGGAGTACGATACCGTCGAGGCGGATCTCGACGATCTCACCGACAAGCGGGCGACGCTCGTCGACGAGCGCGACGGCATCGAGGAGCGCATCGACTCCTACGAGGCCCAGAAGCGGGAGACGTTCATGGACTCCTACGAGACGATCAACGACCAGTTCGAGACTATCTTCGAGCGACTCTCCGCGGGGTCGGGAACGCTCCATCTAGAGGACGAGGAAGATCCCTTCGACGGCGGGCTGACGATGAAGGCCCAGCCGGGCGACAAGCCGATCCAGCGGCTGGACGCGATGAGCGGCGGCGAGAAGTCGCTCACCGCGCTCGCGTTCATTTTCGCCATCCAGCGCCACAACCCCGCGCCATTTTATGCGCTCGACGAGGTGGACGCCTTCCTCGATGCGGCCAACGCCGAGCGGGTGGGCGAGCTGGTCGACGAACTCGCCGCCGACGCACAGTTTATCGTCGTCTCGCACCGCTCGGCGATGCTCGAACGCTCCGAGCGC
- a CDS encoding DUF7518 family protein: MSGNRVEELESRVEELEASLSGLTDELMETKARLAELEDESSDEYIEAGVGAVTDDGTEESSANEEANPDEGDSTDDSAADDIIVA; encoded by the coding sequence ATGAGCGGCAACCGCGTCGAGGAGCTCGAATCGCGCGTCGAAGAACTCGAAGCCTCCCTCTCCGGCCTGACCGACGAGCTGATGGAGACGAAGGCCCGCCTCGCCGAGCTCGAAGACGAGTCATCGGACGAATACATCGAAGCAGGCGTCGGGGCCGTCACCGACGACGGGACCGAGGAATCGAGCGCAAACGAAGAAGCTAACCCGGACGAGGGCGATTCTACTGACGATTCAGCGGCCGACGACATCATCGTCGCGTAG